TCTATATGAAACGACAAAACTCTACTGTTCATACTCAAATATTTTAACTACTTTTTCTACTCCAGCGACCTTACTAGCTACATCAGCCGCTATGTCAGCTTGCTTAGGTGTGAGAATGCCCATCAAATACACTACTTTATTTTCAGTGACCACCTTGATTTGACTTGAGTTCAAACCCTTCTGCGCCAAAATAGCACTTTTCACTTTGGTTGTTATCCAAGTATCCTTAGCTTGAGCCGCCTTAGAAAGCGGCTCCTCAACCGTCACCTGATTATAAATACGTTTTACATTAGGCGCCGCACTGGCAATTTGATAAGCCCTATCACGCAAGGCATCTGTTGGTGCTTGGCCAGCCAGTAACATCACATGATTGAAACTAGCGATGGTAATATGCGCTTGATCTTTCAATTGTGGATCACGGCTGATGGCTTTTAAGGCCGCATTGGACATATCTCTGTCTTCTACCATCGTAGATAGGCTACGTTTATCATAGACAATGGCGCCCGTCGCACTCGCACCGGCAACAAAAGCTGCAGGGATACAACCCGATAATGATAAACTCATTAAAACACCTAAAGTCAATGCGCGAAATTTTTCATTACCATAAGTAATCATCACCGCTCCTCTACAAATAAACGTCTATCAATAAAATCACACAAACAATGGATAATCAGAAGATGCGTTTCCTGAATGCGCGCTGTGACCGTTGCTGGCACTCTAAGTTCTATATCTTCATCTTTAATAAGAATATTCGCTATTTCACCACCATTTTTACCCGTCAAGGCAACAATATGCATACCACGATCATGTGCAGCATGAATTGCTTGTATGACATTCTTGGAATCACCACTGGTTGAAATAGCCAACAAAATATCATTAGTCTGTCCCAAAGCTTTTACCTGTTTAGAAAAAACTTCATCATAATGATAATCATTAGCAATCGAAGTTAAGGTGGAAGTATCCGTTGTGAGTGCTATCGCCGGTAAGCTCGGACGTTCCATCTCAAAACGGTTTAGCAACTCCGCCGAAAAATGCTGTGCATCCGCTGCAGATCCACCATTGCCACAGCTTAAAATTTTATGCCCATCTACTAAAGCCAACGCCATCAAAGCACCCGCTTTTTCAATTTTTGGGGCTAATATTTCCATGGCTTGTTGTTTGGTCTGAATACTATCAATGAAATGCTGCTTAATTTGTTGTAATGGATTGTTCATAAAAATATTCCTAAAAATCATATGCAACCAAAATTAATAAAACGCTCCACTCGCCTGAAACGCATCCTTAATCCAAGATATCTGCATGCCACGACGACTTGTAGTCATTGCCACCACATCAAACCGACAAACCTGCTGCTCCGATATACGCTGCTGCTGCAAATAATACATAGCTGCCTTAATCAATTTGCGTTGCTTAAGCGAAGTAACCGTCTCAGCAGCGGTACCAAAAACCGAAGGCTTGCGACACCGCACCTCAATAAACACAATACTTGAACGATCCCACATAATTAGATCAATCTCACCCAATCGGCATCGATAATTACGTGTGATTAACCGCAACCCCCGTTTCTGCAGAAACGCACAGGCTTCCTCCTCAGCAAGCTTGCCAATAGCCTGTCTATCTTTTAATGCAGCACTTGCGGAACCCCATTCTGAATCTGCGCCCATTGTAACTGCCGCCTTATATGCTGATCCGAATCCAGCGAAAGCTCGCCAGTAGCTCCCTTCACACTAGAACCCAACCGATAAGTCAAATGATAGGCATCAATTCCAAATGCATAAAGCCTGGGAAAGCGGCTATAAGAGTTACCCCACAAGCTCTGGATATGCGCACGCATTTCACTCCACTGTGGCGTATCAGGACCTAATATCCACGGCATATCACTAAACTGAATACCATTTAAATCTCGATCATTCTGAGGATTGGGATTACCGCTATAAACCAGCGAAGTGGCATAGACTGGAATTTTATCGCCATTATAATATGCCAACAATGGCATAATTTGCCGAGCCTGCTCTGGGAACCCCACTAAAAAAATCATATCCATATCCTGACGCCCGGAACTCACTTTAGAACCTCGCCGCACTCCCATCACTCCACGTACCCAACCAGATAAATTCGTATTCGATTGATAAGCATAATTACCTACAATACTACCACCATGATTTTTCCAGCTCTTCTCAAATGCCCCTGCAATCCCCTGTCCAAAAGCACTACCCGGATAAATCACCAACGCCCGCTGCCGCCCATCGCTCCGCGCCTGCATTGCAGCCTGTGCCGCTTCATCTTTAGGTGATAATCCGAATTGATAAAGATTTTTGATCGCCCCACCATTATCCAAGGTATTTAATGCCAACGTAGGCACTGTCAATTTCCCCTGACCGACCAAAGTCTGTAGATTATCCTTACTCAATGGCCCCACAATAAAATCTGCTCCCTGCGCTACCGCCTGTTGATAAAGCCCCACAACATTTCCACCACTGGTGTCAATTACATCCACCGTAGGCGCATTAGATTGTTGCTGCTTAGCATAATAGTAAGCCGTCAAAAACCCATTGCGCACCGCCTGCCCACTTGCCCCAATCGAACCTTGCAGTGGCAACAAAAGGGCAATTTTAGTTGGCTTCTGATTCGAGGGAGCGCCACCACCAGCAAAAGAAGAGCTATAACTACACCCCACCAACCAGCCGGCAGCCAATAAGAGCAACAAATAACCAATGAAATTAAAATATCGTAAACGCATAGGAATGATTCTACTCATGGAATTAAAGGAATAAAATACCGTAATTTTTTCCGGCCATTTGCGCAAGCTCTCCCCAAGAAGTAGCCAAAATTCAGCCATGACCAAAAGTATTTAACATTGCCCTTCCCTTGGCATCCATTCATCCTTTACAATGCCAATCCGCAAGGAAGAGGCACTATACAGGATGGGTAAAATACCATAAAATCATTTGGTATGCTGTTCTCTTCTTTACTTCCCCTAAATATAAGCTGGCATAGCTCAGCAGGTAGAGCAACTGATTTGTAATCAGTAGGTCCCGGGTTCGATTCCTGGTGCCAGCACCATATAATCAAAGACTTACAAAAATTTTCTAATAGCAATTAAATCGATGTAGAAGCCATGTAGAAACTTAAGAGACTCCGAATACTCCGTTTCGAGAACGTTGCATATAATAGGGTCAGGTCTCTTCCAATCGCAAATTTGCTATTTTAGCTGAAGTCTCAGCTCTTCTCGCAAGAAAAAACCCCACCATAAACCGCGAGGGATCAAAACCTAGCTGTGATGCTTTTGACTTAGAATCAACAAAGTTTTCTTAAAGAAAACTTTGTTGACATTGCAAAATGAACCGGTATAATTCTTGTCAGGCAGACGAATTGTCTGTTTTGTAGAAAAGATCTCCTGATTACTTACACATACTAGACTATTGGCCAAAATTTTGGCTGCCCGTTATTGGGCATCAGGTCGCTTAGAGCAGTAAGGTACATATTGATGGCTGGGCATGGTGATGAGCAGCGGTAAAAAAGGGAAGCAGGCGCAGGTAAAAGCGATTTTATGGATTATAGGTGATATACCATA
The sequence above is a segment of the Gammaproteobacteria bacterium genome. Coding sequences within it:
- a CDS encoding BON domain-containing protein; translated protein: MITYGNEKFRALTLGVLMSLSLSGCIPAAFVAGASATGAIVYDKRSLSTMVEDRDMSNAALKAISRDPQLKDQAHITIASFNHVMLLAGQAPTDALRDRAYQIASAAPNVKRIYNQVTVEEPLSKAAQAKDTWITTKVKSAILAQKGLNSSQIKVVTENKVVYLMGILTPKQADIAADVASKVAGVEKVVKIFEYEQ
- a CDS encoding phosphoheptose isomerase; amino-acid sequence: MNNPLQQIKQHFIDSIQTKQQAMEILAPKIEKAGALMALALVDGHKILSCGNGGSAADAQHFSAELLNRFEMERPSLPAIALTTDTSTLTSIANDYHYDEVFSKQVKALGQTNDILLAISTSGDSKNVIQAIHAAHDRGMHIVALTGKNGGEIANILIKDEDIELRVPATVTARIQETHLLIIHCLCDFIDRRLFVEER
- a CDS encoding YraN family protein, which gives rise to MGADSEWGSASAALKDRQAIGKLAEEEACAFLQKRGLRLITRNYRCRLGEIDLIMWDRSSIVFIEVRCRKPSVFGTAAETVTSLKQRKLIKAAMYYLQQQRISEQQVCRFDVVAMTTSRRGMQISWIKDAFQASGAFY
- a CDS encoding penicillin-binding protein activator → MRLRYFNFIGYLLLLLAAGWLVGCSYSSSFAGGGAPSNQKPTKIALLLPLQGSIGASGQAVRNGFLTAYYYAKQQQSNAPTVDVIDTSGGNVVGLYQQAVAQGADFIVGPLSKDNLQTLVGQGKLTVPTLALNTLDNGGAIKNLYQFGLSPKDEAAQAAMQARSDGRQRALVIYPGSAFGQGIAGAFEKSWKNHGGSIVGNYAYQSNTNLSGWVRGVMGVRRGSKVSSGRQDMDMIFLVGFPEQARQIMPLLAYYNGDKIPVYATSLVYSGNPNPQNDRDLNGIQFSDMPWILGPDTPQWSEMRAHIQSLWGNSYSRFPRLYAFGIDAYHLTYRLGSSVKGATGELSLDSDQHIRRQLQWAQIQNGVPQVLH